A section of the Rhizobium sp. BG4 genome encodes:
- the trpA gene encoding tryptophan synthase subunit alpha codes for MTARMDKRFADLKAEGRPALVTYFMGGDPDYETSLGIMKALPEAGSDIIELGMPFSDPMADGPAIQLAGQRALKGGQTLKKTLQLAADFRKSDDATPIVMMGYYNPIYIYGVEKFLDDALAAGIDGLIVVDLPPEMDDELCIPAIRKGINFIRLATPTTDEKRLPAVLKNTSGFVYYVSMNGITGSALPDPSLVSGAVKRIKQHTDLPVCVGFGVKTADHAKVIGGSADGVVVGTAIVNQVATSLTKDGKATADTVQAVATLVRGLSSGTRSARLVAAE; via the coding sequence ATGACTGCTCGTATGGACAAACGTTTTGCCGATCTGAAGGCCGAGGGCCGCCCGGCGCTCGTCACCTATTTCATGGGCGGCGATCCGGATTACGAAACCTCCCTCGGCATCATGAAGGCGCTGCCGGAAGCCGGTTCGGATATCATCGAGCTCGGCATGCCCTTCTCGGATCCGATGGCCGATGGCCCGGCGATCCAGCTTGCAGGCCAGCGCGCGCTGAAGGGTGGTCAGACGCTCAAGAAGACGCTGCAGCTCGCTGCCGATTTCCGCAAGTCCGATGATGCAACGCCGATCGTCATGATGGGTTACTACAACCCGATCTATATCTACGGCGTCGAAAAGTTTCTCGATGATGCTCTCGCTGCCGGCATCGACGGCCTGATCGTCGTCGACCTGCCGCCCGAAATGGACGACGAGCTCTGCATACCCGCGATCCGCAAGGGCATCAACTTCATCCGTCTGGCAACGCCGACGACGGACGAGAAGCGCCTGCCGGCCGTTCTGAAGAACACTTCGGGCTTCGTCTACTATGTCTCGATGAACGGCATCACCGGCTCGGCTCTGCCCGATCCGTCGCTGGTCTCGGGCGCCGTCAAGCGCATCAAGCAGCACACCGATCTGCCTGTCTGCGTCGGCTTCGGCGTCAAGACGGCCGATCATGCAAAAGTCATCGGCGGCTCGGCTGATGGCGTCGTCGTCGGCACCGCCATCGTCAATCAGGTGGCCACAAGCTTGACCAAGGACGGAAAAGCGACAGCTGATACGGTTCAGGCCGTTGCCACGCTCGTCCGCGGTCTTTCATCCGGAACGCGTTCGGCGCGCCTTGTTGCTGCCGAATAG